One Sulfurimonas sp. genomic window carries:
- a CDS encoding 4Fe-4S dicluster domain-containing protein — protein sequence MSKFKTQNPGNQPVWVNTNNCKACDICVSVCPAGVLGMIYDNRSTLGAMISVQHPEACIGCMECELSCPDFAIYVADKKDFKFAKLTDESKERQVAVIANNYMSLSEKGVK from the coding sequence ATGAGTAAGTTTAAAACTCAAAATCCGGGCAATCAGCCTGTATGGGTCAACACAAACAACTGTAAAGCATGTGATATCTGTGTTTCAGTATGTCCGGCTGGCGTGCTTGGAATGATATATGATAACAGGTCTACGCTTGGTGCAATGATATCTGTACAGCATCCGGAAGCTTGTATCGGTTGTATGGAATGTGAATTGTCATGTCCTGATTTTGCTATATATGTAGCAGATAAAAAAGATTTTAAATTTGCAAAACTAACTGACGAGTCAAAAGAGAGACAAGTAGCGGTTATTGCAAATAATTATATGTCACTTAGTGAAAAAGGAGTTAAATAA
- a CDS encoding 2-oxoglutarate synthase subunit alpha, producing MAREVIGNGNELAAEAAIDAGARFFSGYPITPSSEVMHVASDLLPEVGGKFIQMEDEIAGICAALGASMSGVKSFTATSGPGISLKAEQIGLGFIAEIPLVIVNVMRGGPSTGLPTRVSQADIGQAQYPTHGDYASITLCAGSLTECYTQTVRAFNLAEKYMTPVFILLDETIGHMHGKAVLPDLEEVKAGIVNRATFDGAPADYKPYDVPMNKPAVLNPMFKGYKYHITGLHHGHEGFPTEDAVQCEFNIERLVGKINTVAAENDGLDDLPDYEEYMLDDAEVCIIAYGSIGLGAYEAVNKLREQGIKAGMFRPILLWPSPAKRIAELGAKFKDKIFITELNMGQYSKEIERVIKRNDFTTLLKANGRPIAPAEMVAKVKEMM from the coding sequence ATGGCAAGAGAAGTAATCGGAAACGGCAATGAACTAGCTGCAGAAGCTGCTATTGATGCCGGTGCTAGATTTTTTAGTGGTTATCCAATCACTCCATCATCTGAAGTAATGCATGTTGCATCTGACCTTTTACCTGAGGTTGGCGGAAAATTTATTCAAATGGAAGATGAAATAGCAGGTATATGTGCTGCACTTGGTGCTTCAATGAGCGGCGTAAAATCTTTTACTGCAACTTCGGGACCGGGAATCTCACTTAAAGCTGAGCAGATTGGTTTAGGTTTTATTGCAGAGATTCCTTTGGTTATCGTAAATGTTATGCGCGGTGGTCCCTCAACAGGTCTTCCTACGCGCGTATCTCAGGCAGATATCGGTCAAGCGCAATATCCGACTCATGGGGATTATGCTTCTATTACTTTATGTGCAGGCAGTTTAACCGAGTGTTATACACAGACTGTTCGTGCATTTAACTTGGCTGAAAAGTATATGACTCCTGTATTTATTCTTCTGGATGAAACAATCGGTCATATGCACGGTAAAGCCGTACTTCCCGATCTTGAAGAAGTTAAAGCCGGCATAGTTAATCGTGCAACTTTTGACGGCGCACCGGCAGATTATAAGCCATATGATGTCCCTATGAACAAGCCTGCTGTACTAAACCCGATGTTTAAGGGTTACAAGTATCATATAACCGGACTTCACCATGGACATGAAGGTTTCCCGACAGAAGATGCAGTTCAATGTGAATTTAATATTGAGCGTTTAGTGGGTAAAATTAATACAGTAGCAGCAGAAAATGATGGTCTCGATGATTTACCTGATTATGAAGAGTATATGTTAGATGATGCAGAAGTTTGTATAATAGCTTACGGTTCAATCGGACTCGGTGCTTATGAAGCAGTAAATAAACTTCGTGAACAGGGTATTAAAGCGGGTATGTTTAGACCGATTCTTCTTTGGCCGTCACCTGCAAAAAGAATTGCCGAACTCGGTGCAAAATTTAAAGATAAAATCTTTATTACAGAGTTAAACATGGGTCAATACTCTAAAGAAATTGAAAGAGTTATCAAAAGAAATGATTTTACCACACTGCTTAAAGCAAACGGTCGCCCTATAGCGCCTGCTGAGATGGTAGCAAAAGTTAAGGAGATGATGTAA
- a CDS encoding 2-oxoglutarate ferredoxin oxidoreductase subunit beta — MAFNYDKYLRVNKMPTLWCWGCGDGVILKSTIRAIEKMGWDMDTEVCVVSGIGCSGRFSSYVNCNTVHTTHGRTMAYATGIKLANPHINVIVVAGDGDSLAIGGNHTIHACRRNINLNFILINNFIYGLTNSQISPTTPQGMWCVSAQNGNIDPTFNAANLAIGAGATFVARETVNDPKKLEKMLVKGFEHRGYSFMEVLSNCHINLGRKNKMANAMENLSWIDSITVSKKKWDELPPEEQMNKLATGILREVIQPEYTDMYEEVIKAAQGKRGKITQADFAKKI; from the coding sequence ATGGCATTCAATTATGATAAATATTTACGCGTAAATAAGATGCCGACACTTTGGTGTTGGGGTTGTGGCGATGGTGTTATCTTAAAATCAACTATCCGCGCTATTGAAAAAATGGGTTGGGATATGGATACGGAAGTTTGTGTCGTATCGGGTATCGGATGTTCAGGTCGTTTTAGTTCATATGTAAACTGTAATACAGTTCATACTACTCACGGTCGTACTATGGCTTATGCTACGGGAATTAAACTTGCAAATCCGCATATTAATGTAATCGTTGTAGCAGGTGACGGCGACAGTCTTGCAATCGGTGGAAATCACACGATTCATGCATGCCGTAGAAATATAAACTTAAATTTTATTCTTATCAATAACTTTATTTACGGTCTTACAAATTCTCAGATTTCTCCTACTACTCCTCAGGGTATGTGGTGTGTATCTGCACAAAACGGTAACATTGACCCGACTTTCAATGCGGCAAATTTGGCAATTGGAGCAGGGGCAACATTTGTTGCGCGTGAAACCGTAAATGATCCTAAAAAACTTGAAAAAATGTTAGTTAAAGGTTTTGAACATAGAGGTTATAGCTTTATGGAAGTGCTTTCTAACTGTCATATCAATCTCGGTCGTAAAAACAAGATGGCAAATGCTATGGAAAATCTTAGCTGGATTGATAGTATAACCGTATCAAAGAAAAAATGGGATGAGCTTCCGCCTGAAGAGCAGATGAATAAATTGGCTACGGGTATTTTAAGAGAAGTAATACAACCTGAATACACTGACATGTACGAAGAGGTAATTAAAGCTGCTCAAGGCAAGCGCGGTAAAATCACACAAGCTGATTTTGCGAAAAAGATATAG
- a CDS encoding 2-oxoacid:acceptor oxidoreductase family protein: MRSSLRFTGVGGQGVLLAGEIMAACKIKDGGYGLKTATYTSQVRGGATVVDITLDDNEIRYPYANEGEIDFMLSVANVSYQQFKGGVKLGGIIVVDPNLVTPTEEDRKKWIIHEIPIITIAKEEVGNVITQSVVALAITNTMTNVLDKQSLIDTMLSKVPEKVHAANKKAYELGEKYAREAMAK; the protein is encoded by the coding sequence ATGAGAAGTTCTTTAAGATTTACCGGTGTTGGCGGTCAAGGTGTTTTGCTTGCAGGCGAGATTATGGCAGCTTGCAAAATTAAAGATGGCGGTTACGGTTTAAAAACTGCAACATACACATCACAGGTTCGTGGTGGTGCAACAGTTGTTGATATAACATTGGATGACAATGAAATTCGTTATCCATATGCAAATGAGGGTGAAATCGATTTTATGCTTTCAGTTGCAAATGTATCATATCAGCAATTTAAAGGCGGCGTGAAGTTAGGCGGGATTATCGTAGTAGATCCAAATCTAGTTACTCCGACTGAAGAAGATAGAAAAAAATGGATTATTCACGAAATTCCTATTATTACTATTGCAAAAGAAGAGGTCGGTAATGTTATTACTCAATCTGTTGTTGCATTGGCGATTACAAATACTATGACGAATGTTCTTGATAAACAATCTTTGATTGACACAATGCTTTCAAAAGTACCGGAAAAAGTTCATGCTGCAAATAAAAAAGCGTATGAGCTCGGTGAAAAATATGCTAGAGAGGCTATGGCTAAATAG
- a CDS encoding TetR/AcrR family transcriptional regulator, with amino-acid sequence MSENTANKKTIGTKQKILKVSSALFSEYGYKATSVRKIASEVGIRESALYNHFKNKEEIFLCVAKEIFTTPFSQNDSDIKESALKGKAFLQKFTMQYKLLTFDKNNENMFRLLLIELFQNKELREQFMNEFHNENIKVLSEAFFIMMQNSLIRSADPMMVAYEFLSTLFYIRLQITLLRFDSGSTTNLSTQFEKHVEFFWESIRV; translated from the coding sequence ATGTCCGAAAATACGGCAAACAAAAAAACTATCGGTACTAAGCAAAAGATACTAAAAGTCTCATCAGCCCTCTTCTCCGAATATGGATATAAAGCAACCAGTGTGCGAAAAATAGCTTCGGAAGTCGGAATCAGAGAGAGTGCTTTATATAATCATTTTAAAAATAAAGAGGAGATATTCTTGTGCGTTGCAAAAGAGATTTTTACAACACCATTCTCTCAAAACGATAGCGACATTAAAGAATCGGCGTTAAAAGGAAAAGCATTTTTACAGAAGTTTACAATGCAGTACAAACTTCTTACATTTGATAAAAACAACGAAAATATGTTTAGACTGCTCCTTATAGAGCTTTTTCAAAACAAAGAGCTTAGAGAGCAGTTTATGAATGAATTTCACAATGAAAATATAAAGGTTCTCTCGGAGGCATTTTTTATAATGATGCAAAACTCTTTGATTCGTTCAGCTGATCCCATGATGGTTGCTTATGAATTTTTATCCACCCTATTTTACATTAGGCTTCAGATTACGCTTTTGAGATTTGACAGCGGCTCTACTACAAATTTATCAACACAATTTGAGAAGCATGTGGAATTTTTTTGGGAGAGCATTAGAGTTTAA
- a CDS encoding efflux RND transporter periplasmic adaptor subunit has product MLEKVFFIGAVLLLVLSGCSHNQDSEDKDNYSAEVSVMTLKKQNIDAPMEFTATSVANKQVQIRARIEGYLLSKNYREGSYVQSGEILFTIDPQPFLLAVTSAEAALEGEIAKEENAVQNLKRVQNLFEQKASGQQELDTAIAAKRTQSALVSEAKAALAQAKLNLSYATIRSPISGWSDKVIQHEGSYIVPTQNGLLTTIYQSNPIYVDFSVDAISMEKIKKSINSSDNTLLIDIILPNGYLHPSKAKISFLSPTVDSLSGTRTVRAELSNPNGELVPGEFVKVRIKARMDNTLLIPHKALMQGAKGTYVYVIGKKNIAESRSVKVGEWVEHNVVILEGLKEGEQIVCEGNSRVEAGKAVKIDSAKKVQ; this is encoded by the coding sequence ATGTTGGAAAAAGTGTTTTTTATAGGCGCGGTTTTACTCCTGGTGTTATCGGGATGCAGCCATAATCAAGATTCGGAAGACAAGGATAATTATTCCGCAGAAGTAAGCGTAATGACGCTCAAAAAACAAAATATTGATGCACCTATGGAATTTACCGCTACAAGTGTTGCAAACAAACAGGTTCAGATACGCGCACGCATTGAAGGATATTTGTTGAGCAAAAATTATCGTGAAGGAAGTTATGTTCAATCCGGAGAGATTCTCTTTACTATTGATCCGCAACCTTTTCTGCTTGCCGTAACATCCGCAGAAGCCGCATTGGAAGGAGAAATAGCCAAAGAAGAGAATGCCGTACAAAATTTAAAGCGGGTTCAAAATCTCTTTGAGCAAAAAGCATCCGGTCAGCAAGAGCTTGATACGGCTATAGCAGCTAAGCGTACGCAAAGTGCGTTGGTTAGTGAAGCTAAAGCAGCTCTTGCTCAAGCTAAACTAAACTTAAGCTATGCGACAATCCGTTCTCCTATATCCGGATGGTCAGATAAAGTAATCCAACATGAAGGTAGCTATATCGTTCCTACTCAAAATGGCTTATTGACGACTATTTATCAGAGCAATCCTATTTATGTAGATTTTTCAGTCGACGCTATCTCAATGGAGAAAATTAAAAAATCGATTAACAGTAGCGATAATACACTTCTTATTGATATAATTCTTCCAAACGGGTATTTACATCCAAGCAAAGCCAAAATCTCTTTTTTAAGCCCAACCGTTGATTCGCTTAGCGGAACAAGAACGGTGCGGGCAGAACTGTCAAATCCAAACGGTGAGCTAGTACCGGGTGAATTTGTAAAGGTGAGAATTAAAGCAAGAATGGACAATACTCTTCTTATTCCTCACAAGGCATTGATGCAAGGGGCAAAAGGAACCTATGTTTACGTTATCGGCAAAAAGAATATCGCAGAGTCTCGAAGTGTTAAAGTAGGAGAGTGGGTAGAACATAATGTAGTTATACTTGAAGGGCTTAAAGAGGGTGAACAGATTGTTTGCGAAGGTAACTCAAGAGTTGAGGCAGGAAAAGCGGTAAAAATAGACTCGGCTAAGAAAGTTCAATAA
- a CDS encoding efflux RND transporter permease subunit — MLSRYFINRPIFAGVISILIVVLGFTATQMLPVSQFPNVIPPSISVSVTYPGADAKTITDTVLAPIEAQIAGADNLMYVSSLASGMSGNGRISCTFEVGTDVDKALNDIQNRVNLAQPRLPSIVKMLGVDVKKRTQDILMITALYSPDESMNDIEISNYVTTHVINNIKRLHGAGNALVSGQRDYSMRIWLNPDKMASMGIGTSDIDTAINEQNFQVNPGRLGQAPILNQQMTVMLTSKGRLSTAEEFEQIIVRTKPDGTIVRLRDVARVELGTSNYEYYGRFNGKPAVLLAVYDQSDTNAIETVEAVNTELERLSKTFPAGLKYQIAHNATKFVKISIKEVIKTLSEALLLVIVVIYLFLQSFRATMIALIAIPISLMGAFIGMYLLGYSINTLTLFGMVLAIGIVVDDAIVVVENIERIIQSEHLSPKEAAIKAMSQVSSPIIAIVLVLCAVFVPATFVGGMTGELYKQFAMTIAVSVVFSGFVALTLSPALGALLLRRHEKAPLPLFVRFNTMFADMTERYLHLSSIMIRRSLITLLLYLSVFAVIYHLSSTLQKSFLPVEDQGFFFTVVSLPEGATIERTHEAVVKAENAIQSIAGVESVVTIVGSNFMGGGQEPNSATMIIRLAHWDQRKSDELSVKSIIKEVKKATDFITDASFNSYSPPPIRGVSKTGGVQLWLQSPDGDMDLLVQTAQDFINKAKEIPQFKDVTSSMRPSSPVLFIDVNRERAKILGVSLDDLYSTIQNTIGLSNVGQFVKDGNTYWVKVQSDGDFRREPSDIGRGYVKSSSGAMIPLSSLINVEQKSAAVKIEHFNTTLAVPINVSQKHGVSTGEMIKLIEELSKKSLPPQITTGWDGIAYQQIKVQDRARSILLFAFVIVFLILAAQYEAWTLPLAVMLAIPFGMGGAYIAVWLTGQNNDVFFQIGLLTLVALAAKNAILVIQFAEEERKSGKSVYDATMSAARLRYRPMMMTSLAFVFGVLPLAFSTGAGAESRHSIGIGILGGMIAATFVERYFIPYLYYQVSTLREKIQRYKEKR, encoded by the coding sequence ATGTTATCGCGATATTTCATTAATCGCCCTATTTTTGCCGGTGTCATATCTATTTTAATCGTTGTGCTTGGGTTTACGGCAACTCAAATGCTTCCCGTATCGCAGTTTCCAAATGTTATTCCTCCATCGATCAGCGTAAGTGTTACTTACCCAGGAGCCGATGCAAAAACAATTACGGATACGGTTCTTGCCCCTATTGAAGCGCAAATTGCCGGGGCAGATAATCTTATGTATGTAAGCTCTTTGGCTTCAGGAATGTCCGGCAATGGACGAATCAGCTGTACTTTTGAGGTGGGAACCGATGTCGATAAAGCATTAAACGATATTCAAAACAGAGTCAATCTTGCTCAGCCGAGGCTTCCGAGTATAGTTAAGATGTTGGGAGTGGATGTCAAAAAGAGAACTCAAGATATCTTGATGATTACGGCTTTGTACTCTCCTGACGAGTCGATGAACGATATTGAAATCAGCAACTATGTTACTACGCATGTAATTAACAACATCAAGCGTCTTCACGGTGCAGGAAACGCGTTGGTTTCCGGTCAAAGAGATTATTCGATGCGTATTTGGCTTAACCCTGACAAGATGGCGTCAATGGGGATTGGTACTTCGGATATAGATACGGCAATCAATGAGCAAAACTTTCAGGTTAATCCCGGTCGTTTAGGGCAGGCGCCTATTTTGAACCAGCAAATGACTGTGATGCTTACCTCCAAAGGGAGGCTTTCTACGGCAGAAGAATTTGAACAAATTATCGTTCGGACAAAGCCTGATGGCACGATTGTTCGTCTTAGAGATGTAGCAAGAGTGGAACTTGGAACAAGTAATTATGAGTATTATGGTCGTTTCAACGGAAAACCGGCTGTTTTATTGGCTGTATATGACCAATCAGATACTAATGCCATAGAGACGGTAGAAGCTGTAAATACTGAGTTAGAACGCCTCTCTAAAACTTTTCCTGCAGGATTGAAATATCAAATAGCGCACAATGCAACCAAATTTGTAAAAATTTCTATTAAAGAGGTTATAAAAACACTCTCGGAAGCGTTGCTGTTGGTTATTGTAGTAATTTATCTCTTTTTGCAGAGCTTTAGAGCCACTATGATTGCTTTAATTGCTATTCCTATATCGCTTATGGGAGCATTTATCGGTATGTATCTGCTTGGGTATTCGATAAACACTCTGACACTCTTTGGAATGGTTTTAGCTATCGGGATAGTAGTCGATGATGCGATTGTGGTTGTAGAAAATATAGAGCGGATTATTCAGAGCGAACACCTTTCTCCAAAAGAGGCAGCAATCAAGGCGATGAGTCAAGTTTCTAGCCCGATTATAGCTATCGTTTTGGTACTTTGCGCTGTTTTTGTACCCGCAACCTTCGTGGGCGGCATGACCGGCGAGCTGTACAAACAGTTTGCGATGACGATTGCCGTATCTGTAGTATTTTCAGGCTTTGTGGCACTGACTCTCTCTCCTGCTCTTGGTGCATTGCTTTTACGCCGTCACGAGAAAGCTCCTTTGCCGCTTTTTGTGCGTTTCAATACGATGTTTGCGGATATGACAGAGCGCTATCTGCATCTCTCTTCTATAATGATTCGCAGAAGCCTTATTACTCTGCTGCTCTATCTTTCCGTTTTTGCAGTTATTTATCATCTATCTTCAACGCTGCAAAAATCATTTTTACCGGTCGAAGATCAGGGATTTTTTTTCACCGTTGTTTCTTTGCCTGAGGGTGCCACTATTGAGAGGACTCATGAGGCTGTAGTTAAAGCTGAAAATGCGATTCAATCAATTGCCGGAGTTGAGAGCGTAGTGACGATTGTAGGAAGTAATTTTATGGGTGGAGGACAAGAGCCAAATTCCGCGACAATGATTATACGGCTTGCTCATTGGGATCAGCGCAAGAGCGATGAGTTAAGCGTAAAGTCAATTATAAAAGAAGTTAAAAAAGCTACGGATTTCATTACGGATGCGAGTTTTAACAGCTATTCTCCACCGCCCATCAGAGGGGTAAGTAAAACAGGAGGGGTGCAGTTGTGGCTTCAAAGCCCCGACGGAGATATGGATTTGTTGGTTCAAACTGCGCAAGATTTTATAAACAAAGCAAAAGAGATTCCACAGTTTAAGGATGTCACAAGTTCAATGCGTCCGTCTTCTCCTGTTTTGTTTATAGATGTGAATCGTGAACGCGCAAAAATTTTAGGAGTTTCATTGGATGATCTATATTCAACGATTCAAAACACAATCGGTCTCTCGAATGTCGGTCAATTTGTTAAAGACGGCAATACATACTGGGTTAAAGTTCAATCTGACGGAGATTTTAGGCGTGAACCGTCTGATATAGGCAGAGGGTATGTTAAATCTTCTTCCGGTGCGATGATACCGCTTAGCTCTCTCATTAATGTAGAACAAAAATCGGCTGCCGTCAAAATTGAACACTTCAATACTACGCTTGCCGTTCCGATTAATGTAAGCCAAAAACATGGTGTGAGTACGGGAGAGATGATTAAACTGATTGAAGAGTTGTCAAAAAAATCATTACCGCCGCAGATTACCACCGGTTGGGACGGTATCGCCTATCAACAGATTAAAGTGCAAGACAGAGCAAGAAGCATATTGCTTTTTGCGTTTGTAATCGTTTTTTTGATTCTTGCTGCCCAGTATGAAGCATGGACATTGCCGCTGGCGGTAATGCTTGCCATACCTTTTGGAATGGGCGGGGCATATATTGCAGTGTGGCTTACGGGTCAAAATAACGATGTCTTTTTCCAGATTGGACTGCTTACTCTTGTCGCATTGGCGGCAAAAAACGCAATATTGGTAATACAGTTTGCCGAAGAGGAGCGTAAATCGGGAAAAAGCGTATATGATGCGACAATGTCGGCGGCACGATTGCGTTATCGTCCGATGATGATGACATCATTAGCGTTTGTTTTCGGTGTATTGCCTTTAGCCTTTAGCACGGGGGCAGGGGCGGAGAGCCGCCATTCAATCGGCATAGGTATTTTAGGGGGAATGATTGCCGCGACATTCGTCGAACGCTATTTTATCCCTTATCTATACTATCAGGTTTCAACTTTACGAGAAAAGATACAACGATATAAGGAGAAGCGATGA
- a CDS encoding efflux transporter outer membrane subunit, giving the protein MRLNNTILLSIVALLGAGCSIEPDFTPPKPNLPIEWKTGEQNSSVEALNKWWEKLGDSTLNALVDKAFEQNREIAVVAAQNESFMAQLGIAESNLLPHFEADASMSRQELLNSTSNRIYGFNLAMSRFEIDFWSKYARAEESAKAALLASEYNAKIVKSSIAANVVSVYNALLTQHRLLENAKKNSLLLEQIASISKAKWEQGVGSFRDVLQAGASADEARGEIPPIEAKISVLENALSLLIGEFPKSFTIPNADISLLEIDIPVGLPSELLRRRPDILSAEASLHSANASIGVAKAAYFPSFSLTAMLGYQSTDFAALLKAPSQIWQVAPSATLPIFDAGQIENKVKYAKAKTKEAQAQYEQTVLKALGEVESALKERRTLVDESKALTNAQKKYIQAELLSRVEYDNGKTGYLPLLIIRQSLVMNEKKIVLNEEAKRENFIVLCKVLGGGWE; this is encoded by the coding sequence ATGAGGCTTAACAATACTATTTTATTAAGTATAGTCGCTTTATTGGGTGCAGGTTGCAGCATAGAGCCTGATTTTACTCCTCCAAAACCAAATCTCCCGATTGAATGGAAAACAGGTGAGCAAAACAGTTCTGTTGAAGCACTAAACAAATGGTGGGAAAAACTTGGCGATTCGACTCTAAATGCGTTAGTAGACAAAGCGTTTGAACAAAACAGAGAGATTGCTGTTGTTGCGGCTCAAAATGAGAGTTTTATGGCGCAGTTGGGCATAGCGGAATCTAATCTTCTCCCGCATTTTGAGGCAGATGCTTCTATGTCTCGTCAAGAGTTGTTAAACAGCACCTCAAATAGAATATATGGGTTTAATTTAGCCATGAGTCGATTTGAAATCGATTTTTGGAGCAAATATGCCCGTGCCGAAGAATCTGCCAAAGCTGCACTTTTGGCTAGCGAATATAATGCTAAAATTGTTAAATCCTCTATCGCGGCAAATGTAGTCTCTGTTTATAATGCACTTTTAACTCAGCACCGCTTGCTTGAAAATGCCAAAAAAAACAGTTTGCTTTTGGAACAAATTGCATCCATCTCTAAAGCCAAATGGGAGCAGGGTGTAGGGTCATTTAGGGATGTTCTTCAAGCAGGAGCATCTGCAGATGAAGCGCGCGGCGAAATTCCGCCGATTGAGGCAAAAATATCGGTGTTGGAAAATGCTCTTTCGCTCCTTATAGGGGAATTTCCAAAAAGTTTTACGATACCTAATGCCGATATATCGCTTTTAGAGATTGATATTCCCGTAGGGTTGCCTTCAGAGCTTTTACGACGACGCCCCGATATTTTGTCGGCGGAAGCATCCTTGCATTCAGCAAATGCCTCTATAGGGGTGGCTAAAGCGGCATATTTTCCATCATTTTCTTTAACCGCTATGCTGGGGTATCAGAGTACGGATTTTGCCGCACTGCTAAAAGCACCATCGCAAATATGGCAGGTTGCTCCGTCTGCCACACTGCCCATCTTTGATGCAGGGCAAATCGAAAATAAAGTCAAATATGCAAAAGCAAAAACCAAAGAAGCACAAGCACAATATGAACAGACAGTGCTTAAAGCATTGGGCGAAGTGGAGAGTGCTTTAAAGGAACGCCGTACTCTGGTAGACGAGTCTAAGGCTTTAACGAATGCACAGAAAAAATATATTCAGGCTGAACTCTTAAGCAGAGTCGAATACGATAATGGAAAAACAGGTTATTTGCCTCTGTTAATTATTCGGCAATCATTAGTGATGAATGAAAAAAAAATAGTGTTAAACGAAGAGGCAAAACGAGAAAATTTTATTGTCTTGTGTAAAGTTCTCGGTGGAGGATGGGAATAA
- a CDS encoding response regulator produces MSNVDLVQLTQETKKLSAMVVEDEKVANELLSSTFKNFFSDVKSCFNGKEALEAYMKSAPDVVFVDIIMSEMDGIELSRRIREIDPTQIIIVISASNDIKKISESIEVGVNSFIQKPIDTKKIIELLISVVAMIAKKKKIETRTFSISLPLDLYEVVNDNAKAESISKNAVIIRALRSFYE; encoded by the coding sequence ATGTCTAATGTAGATTTGGTTCAATTAACACAAGAAACAAAAAAATTATCAGCAATGGTTGTTGAGGATGAAAAAGTCGCTAATGAGCTTTTAAGTTCTACTTTCAAAAATTTCTTCTCAGATGTGAAGTCATGTTTTAATGGAAAAGAAGCTTTGGAAGCTTATATGAAGTCAGCTCCTGATGTCGTTTTTGTTGATATTATAATGTCTGAAATGGATGGTATAGAGCTCTCTCGCAGAATTCGTGAGATTGATCCTACCCAGATTATTATTGTAATTTCAGCTAGTAATGATATAAAGAAAATATCGGAGTCTATCGAAGTCGGAGTAAATAGTTTCATTCAAAAGCCGATTGATACTAAAAAAATAATTGAACTTTTGATTAGTGTCGTAGCTATGATTGCTAAAAAGAAAAAGATTGAGACAAGAACTTTCTCTATCTCTCTCCCGTTAGATTTATATGAAGTAGTAAATGATAATGCAAAAGCTGAGAGTATCTCTAAAAATGCAGTAATTATTAGAGCACTTCGTAGTTTTTACGAATAA
- a CDS encoding tetratricopeptide repeat protein: protein MKKLVLSLVVLGVFFSPVSADTLKDIQIACLLDKNARSCSLLGFMHFYGTGTKEDKPMAAMYYTEACNGGESSSCYEAGNMYYMGNGVKESYFSAAFLYEKACEGGEAFGCTSLGTMYKAGQGVERDPIKAAVLLKKGCEGGSFYGCE from the coding sequence ATGAAGAAGTTAGTTTTGAGTCTAGTAGTGTTAGGTGTGTTTTTTAGTCCAGTGTCTGCAGATACCTTGAAAGATATCCAAATAGCCTGCCTTCTTGATAAAAATGCTCGTAGCTGTAGCTTACTTGGATTTATGCATTTCTACGGAACCGGAACAAAAGAAGATAAACCTATGGCAGCAATGTATTATACGGAGGCTTGCAATGGTGGAGAATCTTCTAGTTGCTATGAGGCTGGAAATATGTATTATATGGGAAATGGTGTAAAGGAAAGTTACTTTTCAGCAGCATTCTTATACGAAAAAGCTTGTGAGGGTGGAGAAGCTTTTGGTTGCACTAGTCTTGGAACGATGTATAAGGCAGGACAAGGAGTAGAACGAGATCCTATAAAAGCAGCAGTACTACTTAAAAAGGGGTGTGAAGGTGGAAGTTTTTATGGTTGTGAATGA
- a CDS encoding helix-turn-helix transcriptional regulator, which produces MYEQLDIEANELLNVISSNVVKIRKAKGYSQLKLATEMGYSSASYLGCIEIRKNGQHFNITQLHKISKILDVPIAQFFEPLQEE; this is translated from the coding sequence ATGTATGAACAGTTGGATATCGAAGCGAATGAGTTGCTTAATGTTATCTCATCCAATGTTGTCAAAATCAGAAAAGCCAAAGGCTATAGTCAACTCAAGTTGGCAACTGAAATGGGATATAGCAGTGCTTCTTATTTAGGTTGTATCGAAATCAGAAAAAATGGTCAGCACTTCAATATTACACAACTTCATAAAATCAGCAAAATCCTTGATGTACCAATTGCTCAATTTTTTGAACCACTGCAAGAAGAGTAG